The Apium graveolens cultivar Ventura chromosome 11, ASM990537v1, whole genome shotgun sequence genome has a window encoding:
- the LOC141697974 gene encoding trimethyltridecatetraene synthase-like, with amino-acid sequence METIILLGFFLATLAFFLLPNYLRRLKLKLPPGPKPWPIIGNLNLIGTLPHCSFHQLSQKYGPIMQLQFGSSPVVILSSPNMAEIMLKENDLLFASRPKTAAGKYTVYNYSDMTWSSYGPYWAQLRKICLMEIFSGKRLDSFQYIRVEEMKKLMKSIYHSSGKPILLKDDLMKLTFNVIGRMVLGKSYLDGEVDDHVIKPEEFKFMFEELFVLNGVYNIGDFIPWLGVFDLQGYVKRMKDVSKKLDKFLEIVIDEHNEVRKRTNVDGKNYVAKDMVDVLLQLADDQDVQVKLHRDGVKAFTQDLLAGGTESSATSIEWGLSEMLKNPKMFKTATEELDRIIGKERWVEEKDIQNLPYIEAISKEILRLHPVAPLLVPHMASQDCKISGYDILKGTIVLINTWTIARDLKVWSDPYEFRPERFMGVNIDVKGRDFRILPFGSGRRRCPGYSLGLKLIQLNLANLLHGFAWKLPDNMKAEELNMEETFGLSVPRKVPLVAVVEPRLPSHLYA; translated from the exons ATGGAAACCATTATTTTGCTAGGTTTTTTCTTAGCAACCTTAGCTTTCTTCCTCCTGCCAAACTATCTCCGGCGATTGAAACTTAAGTTGCCTCCGGGACCAAAACCATGGCCGATCATCGGAAACCTAAATTTAATAGGAACCCTACCTCATTGCTCTTTCCACCAATTGTCCCAAAAATATGGTCCAATAATGCAACTACAGTTTGGTTCCTCACCTGTAGTCATTCTCTCCTCTCCAAACATGGCCGAGATCATGCTTAAAGAAAATGACTTGTTGTTCGCGTCAAGACCTAAAACCGCTGCTGGGAAGTACACAGTCTACAACTACAGCGACATGACATGGTCATCATACGGTCCTTACTGGGCACAACTTCGCAAAATATGTCTTATGGAGATATTTAGCGGAAAGAGATTAGATTCATTTCAATATATTCGCGTTGAAGAAATGAAAAAACTTATGAAATCTATTTACCACTCATCGGGTAAACCTATATTGTTGAAAGACGATCTCATGAAGCTTACTTTTAATGTTATTGGACGGATGGTATTAGGGAAGAGTTACTTGGATGGTGAAGTGGATGATCATGTTATCAAGCCCGAGGAGTTCAAGTTCATGTTTGAAGAACTTTTTGTTCTTAACGGAGTGTACAATATTGGTGATTTTATTCCATGGTTGGGGGTTTTTGATCTGCAAGGTTATGTGAAGAGAATGAAAGATGTTAGCAAAAAGTTGGATAAGTTTTTGGAGATTGTGATTGATGAGCATAATGAAGTTCGAAAAAGGACTAATGTTGATGGCAAGAATTATGTTGCTAAGGATATGGTGGATGTATTGTTGCAATTGGCTGATGATCAAGATGTTCAAGTTAAACTTCACAGAGATGGTGTTAAAGCTTTTACTCAG GACCTACTGGCCGGTGGAACTGAAAGCTCTGCAACATCCATAGAATGGGGACTATCAGAAATGTTAAAAAATCCAAAAATGTTCAAAACTGCAACTGAAGAACTTGACAGAATTATTGGGAAAGAAAGATGGGTTGAGGAAAAAGATATTCAAAATCTACCCTACATTGAAGCTATTTCAAAAGAAATCTTACGTTTGCACCCTGTAGCACCACTTTTAGTACCCCATATGGCTAGCCAAGATTGCAAAATTTCTGGTTATGACATTCTAAAAGGAACCATAGTGTTGATCAATACATGGACCATAGCAAGAGACCTGAAAGTTTGGAGTGATCCGTATGAGTTTCGTCCCGAGAGGTTTATGGGTGTTAATATTGATGTTAAGGGAAGAGATTTTCGGATTCTTCCATTTGGATCAGGTCGGAGGAGGTGCCCGGGTTATAGTCTAGGCCTTAAGTTGATACAACTCAACTTGGCCAATCTTCTGCATGGGTTTGCATGGAAATTGCCCGACAATATGAAGGCGGAGGAGCTGAATATGGAGGAAACGTTTGGACTTTCTGTTCCAAGAAAGGTCCCCCTTGTTGCTGTTGTTGAGCCTAGACTTCCGTCTCATCTTTATGCTTAA